The following proteins are encoded in a genomic region of Streptomyces sp. NBC_01723:
- a CDS encoding C40 family peptidase yields MKALAAGIGVVFLSPILIAGTGMMLASSADAVQSSGSFSGCLTGIDSDKIAEQVTKILDGASGKDVHVEGLDLPAEQVPNAQTIVATGISLNVPKKGQIIALATAMQESRLRNLGYGDRDSLGLFQQRPSQGWGSAQQIHDPVYASEQFYKHLLKVDGWQQMTVTQAAQAVQKSGLPDAYAQWENLATALQSAIAKTFPGAGDADGKDTNQGEKPSTSTTGCAPGQDGSGFGRIPEGSVPKGYAIPKDADPKARKAIEWAMRQLGTLYQWGGSCTNAHGPDPMGRCDCSSLMQQAYAHAGITLTRTTYTQVGEGKAVSPAHLKPGDLIFSRGTAARPEHVGMYMGEGLVIEAPRTTKPVRITPIKDWDILAARRVL; encoded by the coding sequence TTGAAGGCGCTCGCCGCCGGCATCGGCGTCGTCTTCCTCTCCCCGATCCTGATCGCCGGCACCGGCATGATGCTGGCCTCCTCCGCCGACGCCGTGCAAAGCAGCGGCTCCTTCAGCGGCTGCCTGACCGGCATCGACAGCGACAAGATCGCCGAACAGGTCACCAAGATCCTCGACGGCGCTTCCGGCAAGGACGTGCACGTCGAGGGCCTGGACCTGCCCGCCGAGCAGGTCCCCAACGCCCAGACGATCGTGGCCACCGGCATCTCCCTCAACGTCCCCAAGAAGGGACAGATCATCGCGCTCGCCACGGCGATGCAGGAGAGCCGGCTGCGCAACCTGGGCTACGGCGACCGTGACTCCCTCGGCCTGTTCCAGCAGCGACCCTCCCAGGGCTGGGGCAGCGCCCAGCAGATCCACGATCCGGTCTACGCCTCCGAGCAGTTCTACAAGCACTTGCTCAAGGTGGACGGCTGGCAGCAGATGACCGTCACCCAGGCCGCGCAAGCCGTGCAGAAGTCTGGTCTTCCGGACGCGTACGCGCAGTGGGAGAACCTGGCCACCGCGCTGCAGAGCGCCATCGCCAAGACCTTCCCCGGCGCCGGCGACGCGGACGGCAAGGACACGAACCAGGGCGAGAAGCCGTCGACCAGCACGACCGGCTGCGCGCCGGGCCAGGACGGGTCGGGCTTTGGCCGCATCCCCGAGGGGAGCGTCCCCAAGGGCTATGCGATCCCCAAGGACGCCGACCCGAAGGCCCGAAAGGCCATCGAGTGGGCGATGCGCCAACTCGGCACGCTCTACCAGTGGGGCGGATCCTGCACGAACGCGCACGGCCCCGACCCCATGGGCCGCTGCGACTGCTCCAGCCTGATGCAGCAGGCGTACGCCCATGCCGGCATCACGCTCACCCGCACCACGTACACGCAGGTGGGCGAAGGCAAGGCGGTCTCCCCCGCTCACCTCAAGCCCGGCGACCTGATCTTCAGCCGCGGCACCGCCGCACGGCCCGAACACGTCGGCATGTACATGGGCGAGGGCCTCGTCATCGAGGCTCCGCGCACCACCAAACCGGTCCGGATCACCCC
- a CDS encoding DNA-methyltransferase, translated as MPFSLHQGDALAVLSGLPDGCVDSVITDPPYNSGGRTAKERTTRSAKQKYTSADAKNDLADFTGENMDQRSYGFWLTQIMTEAHRLTKTGGTALLFTDWRQLPTTTDAIQAAGWLWRGVLAWHKPQARPQKGRFTQNCEFIVWASKGPIDGSRNPVYLPGMYSASQPSGSKRQHITQKPVEVMRTLVKISPEGGTVLDFCAGSGSTGVAALLEGRDFIGVEKTEHYASIAADRLTETIRATLTKDDVVLTV; from the coding sequence TTGCCTTTTTCCCTGCACCAGGGCGACGCTCTGGCCGTTCTCTCCGGTCTCCCGGACGGCTGCGTCGACTCCGTCATCACCGACCCGCCGTACAACTCCGGCGGCCGGACCGCGAAGGAGCGCACCACCCGCTCCGCGAAGCAGAAGTACACCTCCGCAGACGCCAAGAACGATCTCGCCGACTTCACCGGCGAGAACATGGACCAGCGATCCTACGGCTTCTGGCTCACCCAGATCATGACCGAAGCGCACCGGCTGACGAAGACCGGCGGGACCGCGCTGCTGTTCACCGACTGGCGCCAGCTCCCGACCACCACGGACGCGATCCAGGCGGCCGGGTGGCTGTGGCGGGGTGTGCTGGCCTGGCACAAGCCGCAGGCCAGGCCCCAGAAGGGCCGGTTCACCCAGAACTGCGAATTCATCGTCTGGGCGTCCAAGGGGCCGATCGACGGCTCCCGGAACCCGGTCTACCTGCCGGGTATGTACTCGGCTTCGCAGCCCTCGGGGTCCAAGCGCCAGCACATCACGCAGAAGCCGGTCGAGGTGATGCGCACCTTGGTCAAGATCAGCCCCGAAGGCGGCACGGTCCTCGACTTCTGCGCCGGCTCCGGCTCCACGGGCGTCGCCGCCCTGCTGGAAGGCCGGGACTTCATCGGCGTGGAGAAGACCGAGCACTACGCGTCGATCGCGGCCGACCGGCTCACCGAGACGATCCGCGCAACCCTCACCAAGGACGACGTGGTTCTCACCGTCTGA
- a CDS encoding DUF4913 domain-containing protein — MEQSAQQAQQLDHLASAPAPSGSPFAAFGMPGLGGPPAAAPPEPRPILELDGEEREDELDALSDWVDDFFLPVYGAEVTTAAPWCLQWQEHDDVVAWLHALWLAYQQHKDPEAGLSGLFVWHRDFLTHAVAAIRAPGGPLSACMTSPDRPAHRLLPGPPPSVRTETAATADGAGTAEPGEPTP; from the coding sequence ATGGAGCAGTCGGCGCAACAGGCTCAGCAACTCGACCACCTCGCATCCGCACCGGCGCCGAGCGGGTCACCGTTCGCCGCGTTCGGCATGCCGGGACTCGGCGGGCCTCCGGCCGCCGCTCCGCCGGAGCCCCGCCCGATCCTGGAACTCGACGGGGAGGAACGGGAAGACGAACTCGACGCCCTCTCGGACTGGGTCGACGACTTCTTCCTCCCGGTCTACGGGGCGGAGGTCACCACCGCGGCACCCTGGTGCCTGCAGTGGCAGGAACACGACGACGTCGTGGCCTGGCTCCACGCCCTGTGGCTCGCCTACCAGCAGCACAAGGACCCCGAAGCCGGGCTCTCCGGGCTGTTCGTGTGGCACCGGGACTTCCTCACCCACGCCGTCGCCGCGATCCGCGCGCCGGGCGGACCGCTGTCGGCCTGCATGACCTCCCCCGACCGGCCCGCGCACCGTCTCCTGCCCGGCCCGCCGCCGTCCGTACGCACCGAGACGGCGGCCACGGCGGATGGCGCCGGCACTGCCGAGCCGGGCGAGCCGACGCCATGA
- a CDS encoding SH3 domain-containing protein codes for MRSTRIAISAAMLGALALPALSATPASAATVPTAATATRAVSCHNLPPLPYAVHTKAVTIRSKASSKSTALGVLYKSHKFSVAKKSGNWLYITDKTTGVKGWVSGTYVYRDVRMCLD; via the coding sequence ATGCGCTCCACCCGAATCGCCATATCCGCGGCGATGCTCGGCGCGCTCGCGCTGCCGGCGCTGTCCGCCACCCCCGCCAGCGCCGCGACCGTACCCACCGCAGCAACCGCCACCCGTGCCGTGAGCTGCCACAACCTGCCGCCGCTCCCGTACGCGGTGCACACCAAGGCCGTGACCATCCGGTCCAAGGCCAGCTCGAAGTCCACCGCGCTCGGCGTGCTCTACAAGAGCCACAAGTTCAGCGTGGCCAAGAAGAGCGGCAACTGGCTCTACATCACGGACAAGACGACCGGCGTCAAGGGCTGGGTCTCCGGCACGTACGTCTACCGCGACGTCCGCATGTGCCTGGACTGA
- a CDS encoding winged helix-turn-helix transcriptional regulator, translating into MAITALPPDTEADIARVTEALAMITPRWNVRILLALSGPPLRYSELAAKVSWLQNGQLHPKLKSLCDAGLVERTEHTARHVTYGHTERATALLPILPMIVTWAEEHLEKAERPLAAIEQIEDSLTLLTRRHAAAILWVLKSREEVSGRVLARIVMPSSDWTNIYPPLRQLVADGLADTEGNGRPYRLSAAGDALGPVLGTLSAWSAGQPLDQAAHHPVWGQPQAKSKPRPWVSSPSRPAPAALPPARAVGSSPAWHHRDLFSHAAAGRPTAAIPAGGPRR; encoded by the coding sequence TTGGCCATCACTGCTCTGCCCCCGGACACCGAGGCCGACATCGCCCGGGTCACCGAGGCCCTCGCCATGATCACCCCGCGCTGGAACGTGAGGATCCTGCTGGCCCTCTCCGGACCGCCGCTGCGCTACAGCGAGCTGGCGGCCAAGGTGTCCTGGCTGCAGAACGGCCAGCTCCACCCCAAGCTCAAGTCGCTGTGCGACGCCGGCCTCGTCGAGCGCACCGAACACACCGCACGGCACGTCACCTACGGCCACACCGAGCGGGCCACTGCCCTGCTGCCGATCCTGCCGATGATCGTCACCTGGGCCGAAGAGCACTTGGAGAAGGCGGAACGCCCGCTGGCCGCGATCGAGCAGATCGAGGACAGCCTCACCCTGCTCACCCGGCGCCACGCCGCCGCCATCCTGTGGGTGCTCAAGTCGCGCGAGGAGGTCAGCGGCCGGGTTCTGGCCCGGATCGTGATGCCCAGCAGTGACTGGACCAACATCTACCCGCCGTTGCGCCAGCTCGTTGCCGACGGCTTGGCCGACACCGAGGGGAACGGCCGGCCCTACCGGCTGTCCGCCGCCGGCGACGCCCTGGGCCCCGTCCTCGGCACGCTCTCCGCATGGTCCGCCGGACAACCCCTCGACCAGGCGGCCCACCACCCCGTCTGGGGCCAGCCGCAGGCCAAGAGCAAGCCGAGGCCGTGGGTCAGCAGCCCGTCACGGCCGGCGCCTGCGGCGCTGCCACCCGCTCGGGCGGTTGGGTCGTCCCCGGCGTGGCACCACCGCGACCTCTTCTCGCATGCCGCCGCCGGCCGCCCGACGGCAGCCATCCCGGCGGGAGGCCCGCGCCGATGA
- a CDS encoding regulator codes for MSSFFASAAARHAVDVLASRSLIRLVTEIDDNGAIPPRRLAGTLSDLSPHQLRSASDTARTYGLVRVAPGAGLELTESGRELADLYDALARWARRHSVPAAVCEFSSRVRHVLGLLAPSLTPGNADRPGPLADVRPISVEAEAELACARTSLIQWLVGNPQVARAEPERAA; via the coding sequence ATGAGCAGCTTCTTCGCCTCTGCCGCAGCGCGCCACGCTGTCGACGTGCTCGCCTCGCGCTCCTTGATCCGTCTGGTCACCGAGATCGACGACAACGGCGCCATACCGCCGCGACGGCTCGCCGGGACTCTGTCCGACCTCTCCCCGCACCAGCTGCGAAGCGCCTCCGACACGGCCCGCACCTACGGTCTCGTCCGGGTCGCGCCCGGCGCCGGCCTGGAACTGACCGAATCCGGGCGGGAACTGGCTGACCTGTACGACGCGCTAGCCCGGTGGGCGCGGCGTCACTCGGTCCCCGCCGCCGTCTGCGAGTTCAGCAGCCGTGTCCGGCATGTCCTCGGTCTGCTGGCACCATCGCTCACTCCTGGGAATGCCGACCGCCCCGGCCCTCTGGCCGATGTGCGCCCCATCAGTGTGGAGGCTGAGGCGGAGCTGGCCTGTGCCCGCACGTCTCTGATCCAGTGGCTGGTTGGCAACCCCCAGGTGGCCAGGGCCGAGCCCGAGCGGGCCGCGTGA
- a CDS encoding MFS transporter translates to MSSIYLPRTADALAFAMSTYGIPLLVLATTGSAVLTGAAFALEWIPRLAAFGWAGSIVDRRGASVVFHLASLGRALVLAAGAVLLYLYPSGTVASATAMVLAAATGVLTEFSYIATETAGAAAGRRAGPRAHRVQAVLLGIDQTATLAGPALAGVLLLAGPPSMLAVVTVFSLLAALLALRTPPSPVAPARAPKGRPGAGLVTGWRTIRALPALGWLVAGLTLSNLSVGLLQAAGPVIVVQHFGQSTTAVGLVWSAAAAATLVAVTVCRFVLDRLGLWPVGAACSVIASLACLAAALAPDYLSYLVMVAVLMAADGGLAVVLRTLRSRLIPPEAFGSTLSATILILLLPFPVAGVLTALTPPDALGRVITACAVLQTLGLFCAFARLRNDPALRT, encoded by the coding sequence ATGAGCAGCATCTACCTGCCGCGCACGGCGGACGCGTTGGCGTTCGCGATGTCCACCTACGGCATCCCGTTGCTCGTCTTGGCCACTACTGGCTCCGCCGTGCTGACGGGTGCCGCCTTCGCCCTGGAGTGGATCCCGCGCTTGGCTGCCTTCGGGTGGGCCGGATCGATCGTCGACCGGCGTGGCGCCTCGGTGGTCTTCCACCTGGCCTCCCTGGGGCGGGCGTTGGTTCTCGCCGCCGGCGCGGTGCTGCTGTACCTCTACCCCTCCGGCACCGTGGCGAGCGCGACAGCGATGGTGCTCGCGGCGGCGACCGGCGTGCTCACCGAGTTCAGCTACATCGCGACCGAGACCGCCGGAGCCGCCGCCGGCCGACGAGCCGGACCTCGGGCCCACCGTGTCCAGGCCGTCCTGCTCGGCATCGACCAGACCGCGACCTTGGCCGGACCGGCGCTCGCCGGCGTGCTGCTGCTCGCCGGGCCGCCCTCGATGCTCGCAGTGGTCACGGTGTTCTCGCTGCTCGCCGCGCTGCTCGCCCTGCGCACCCCGCCCTCGCCCGTTGCCCCGGCCCGCGCGCCGAAGGGGCGGCCTGGCGCCGGGCTCGTCACGGGGTGGCGCACCATCCGCGCGCTTCCGGCGCTCGGCTGGTTGGTGGCCGGGCTGACCCTGTCCAACCTGTCTGTCGGCCTTCTCCAAGCAGCTGGTCCGGTGATCGTCGTCCAGCACTTCGGGCAGTCCACTACGGCTGTCGGCCTGGTGTGGTCCGCCGCAGCGGCGGCCACCCTGGTGGCCGTCACCGTCTGTCGGTTCGTGTTGGACCGCCTGGGCCTGTGGCCGGTGGGAGCAGCCTGCTCCGTCATCGCTTCGCTCGCCTGTCTCGCTGCCGCCCTGGCCCCCGACTACCTGTCCTACCTGGTCATGGTCGCGGTCTTGATGGCAGCCGATGGTGGCCTGGCGGTCGTCCTGCGCACCCTGCGCTCCCGCCTGATCCCTCCAGAGGCGTTCGGCAGCACCCTGTCGGCCACCATCCTCATCCTCCTGCTGCCCTTCCCCGTCGCCGGCGTGCTCACCGCGCTCACCCCGCCCGACGCGCTGGGCCGCGTCATCACCGCCTGCGCCGTTTTGCAAACACTCGGTCTGTTCTGTGCCTTCGCCCGCCTGCGCAACGACCCCGCCCTGCGCACCTGA
- a CDS encoding ATP-grasp domain-containing protein: protein MSARPVVLVVAPGDENYRGYCLEQVADAYDVVLLTGTEPAWEKPHITDHAVVDPSDPAALLAGGRALAARHDLAGVMTWDEWSVVPTARLARQLGLPTTAPEVMQGCRNKATARSLFARHGVPSAASVSVRTRQEAEAAAERIGYPVVLKPASHAGAIGVRRVDDRDQLTAAYRAAERTAGQGTESTSVLVEEFLDGPEISVECVTYRGATTVVAVNRKTISPPPHFEQLAHSVDADDPLREAVAPAARAAISALGITDGVSHIEMRLVEGRPRLIEVNARLAGDMIGHLVRLATGIDLVRAAADIACDRTPDLTPTRSSAAAIRLLYPDTSGTLTRLTYDGPRPHWLDRVHFQCRPGDQLLLPADGGNLYTGRIGYLITTATTGQQARARADRAARAVTAGLDRTSGTRSTAA from the coding sequence TTGTCCGCTCGCCCTGTTGTACTTGTCGTTGCTCCCGGAGATGAGAACTACCGCGGCTACTGCCTTGAGCAGGTCGCCGACGCCTACGATGTCGTGCTGCTCACCGGCACCGAACCCGCCTGGGAGAAGCCGCACATCACAGATCACGCCGTCGTGGACCCAAGCGATCCTGCCGCGCTGCTGGCGGGGGGCCGGGCCCTGGCCGCACGCCACGACCTCGCCGGTGTCATGACCTGGGACGAGTGGAGCGTGGTCCCGACCGCCCGCCTCGCCCGCCAGCTCGGCTTGCCCACCACCGCGCCCGAAGTGATGCAGGGGTGCCGCAACAAGGCCACCGCTCGGTCGCTGTTCGCCCGCCACGGCGTGCCCTCGGCCGCTTCGGTGAGCGTACGTACCCGGCAGGAGGCCGAAGCCGCCGCCGAACGGATCGGCTACCCCGTGGTGCTGAAGCCCGCCTCACACGCGGGTGCCATCGGCGTGCGCCGCGTCGATGACCGCGACCAGCTCACGGCCGCCTACCGGGCAGCCGAACGGACGGCCGGTCAGGGCACCGAGAGCACCAGCGTCCTCGTCGAAGAGTTCCTCGACGGGCCGGAGATCTCCGTGGAGTGCGTCACCTACCGCGGCGCCACCACGGTGGTCGCGGTCAACCGCAAGACCATTAGCCCTCCGCCGCACTTCGAGCAGCTGGCCCACAGCGTGGACGCCGACGACCCGCTCCGGGAGGCCGTCGCGCCGGCCGCCCGGGCGGCGATCAGTGCCCTCGGCATCACCGACGGCGTCAGTCACATAGAGATGCGCCTCGTCGAGGGCAGGCCCCGCCTCATCGAGGTCAACGCCCGCCTGGCCGGAGACATGATCGGCCACCTCGTGCGTCTCGCCACCGGCATCGACCTGGTCCGTGCCGCCGCCGACATCGCCTGCGACCGCACCCCCGACCTCACGCCCACTAGGTCCTCGGCCGCCGCCATCCGGCTCCTCTACCCGGACACCTCCGGCACCCTCACCCGCCTCACCTACGACGGGCCCCGCCCGCATTGGCTGGACCGGGTGCACTTCCAGTGCCGCCCCGGCGACCAGCTCCTCCTCCCCGCTGACGGAGGAAACCTGTACACCGGCCGGATCGGCTACCTCATCACCACCGCCACCACCGGCCAGCAGGCGCGTGCACGCGCTGACCGGGCCGCTCGTGCCGTCACCGCGGGCCTCGACCGGACATCCGGCACCCGCAGCACTGCGGCGTGA
- a CDS encoding MFS transporter, whose amino-acid sequence MSTVSAADRHSRALLTGYFLGLGAIMAVWGARMPAVQQTAHLGTAGLALVLLAAAVGMVAGLQLGGRYARPARLPALLTTGSLALAGCLVLVGHSESLSELLAAALAFGLAHGVLDVAANSAAVRCQNAFGRPIMSGLHAAYSLGALAGAALAALTAQAPHITLFTATGALLAGVAVAAVPVTRSLSGADRPTARVGAGQLPLLPSPGKLWLLAALAAASLLGEGAAADWAAVHLHTLGAPTAASATAFALYSAAMAAGRLTGDRLTAAFGAPTVVRAGAVLATAGLTIGVIGSSTPLALAGWAVFGLGLSTTVPSLITAAGAGGAKAVATVTATGYLGLLAGPALIGALASATTLSTALLLPALLAAAVAALAHRALENTTP is encoded by the coding sequence GTGAGCACGGTGTCTGCGGCTGACCGGCATAGCCGGGCGTTGCTGACCGGCTACTTCCTCGGCCTCGGGGCCATCATGGCGGTGTGGGGCGCCCGGATGCCCGCCGTGCAGCAGACTGCCCACCTCGGCACCGCAGGGCTGGCCCTGGTCCTGCTGGCCGCCGCCGTCGGCATGGTCGCCGGACTGCAGCTCGGAGGCCGCTACGCCCGCCCGGCGCGGCTACCGGCCCTGCTCACCACTGGGTCCCTTGCCCTGGCTGGATGCCTCGTTCTCGTGGGCCACAGCGAGAGCCTGTCTGAGTTGCTGGCGGCGGCTCTCGCGTTCGGCCTCGCCCACGGCGTCCTTGATGTAGCCGCTAACTCAGCGGCCGTCCGCTGCCAGAACGCCTTCGGCCGCCCCATTATGTCTGGTCTTCACGCCGCCTACTCCCTCGGCGCCCTGGCCGGCGCCGCCCTGGCGGCTCTCACCGCCCAGGCCCCGCATATCACTCTCTTCACCGCAACAGGCGCCCTCCTGGCCGGCGTCGCGGTCGCTGCGGTGCCGGTCACCCGAAGCCTGAGCGGCGCAGACCGCCCGACTGCACGCGTCGGCGCCGGGCAGCTGCCTCTGCTTCCGTCGCCGGGAAAGCTCTGGCTTCTGGCTGCGCTGGCCGCTGCGAGCCTGCTGGGGGAGGGAGCCGCCGCCGACTGGGCCGCCGTGCACCTGCACACCCTGGGCGCCCCGACGGCCGCGAGCGCCACCGCGTTCGCGCTGTACAGCGCGGCCATGGCCGCGGGACGGCTGACCGGAGACCGGCTCACCGCCGCCTTCGGCGCCCCGACGGTCGTACGGGCCGGAGCCGTTCTCGCCACGGCCGGACTGACCATCGGCGTCATCGGGAGCAGTACCCCTCTGGCGCTGGCCGGGTGGGCGGTCTTCGGACTCGGCCTGTCCACCACCGTCCCCTCGCTCATCACCGCGGCCGGAGCCGGAGGCGCCAAGGCCGTGGCCACGGTCACCGCCACCGGCTACCTCGGCCTCCTCGCCGGACCGGCCCTCATCGGTGCCCTGGCCAGCGCCACCACCCTGTCCACGGCCCTGCTGCTGCCCGCCCTCCTCGCAGCCGCCGTCGCCGCCCTCGCCCACCGCGCCCTGGAGAACACCACCCCTTGA
- a CDS encoding HAD family hydrolase, with product MTPTTAHAGQDAAILDYNGVIGLQPTPDQWLRLAHTALWPDDLPAFQNAFWTARPAYDAGQLSDLAYWATVLGHHPGARRLRELRDADTDMWTSIDDHVIDVLHQAHESGLPLVLLSNAPRHLSDVLDRRPWRRLMTHAFYSARLQVCKPDPAAYQHAMNATGAADPDRVLFVDDRADNCHAARHLGLRTLHYTGRPTDLAAALQPPN from the coding sequence TTGACACCCACCACTGCCCACGCGGGCCAGGACGCCGCCATCCTCGACTACAACGGCGTCATCGGCCTGCAACCCACCCCCGACCAGTGGCTCCGCCTGGCCCACACCGCCCTGTGGCCCGACGACCTCCCCGCCTTCCAGAACGCCTTCTGGACCGCCCGCCCCGCATACGACGCAGGCCAGCTCAGCGACCTCGCGTACTGGGCCACGGTCCTCGGCCACCACCCCGGCGCCCGCCGGCTGCGTGAACTCCGCGATGCCGATACCGACATGTGGACGTCCATCGACGATCACGTCATCGATGTTCTCCACCAGGCCCACGAGTCCGGTCTGCCGCTGGTCTTGCTGTCGAACGCACCCCGCCACCTCAGCGATGTCCTCGACCGCCGCCCGTGGCGCCGCCTGATGACCCACGCCTTCTACTCGGCCCGGCTCCAGGTCTGCAAACCCGACCCGGCCGCCTACCAGCACGCGATGAACGCCACCGGTGCCGCAGACCCCGACCGCGTCCTCTTCGTGGACGACCGGGCCGACAACTGCCATGCAGCCCGCCACCTGGGCCTGCGCACCCTGCACTACACCGGCCGCCCCACCGACCTCGCAGCCGCCCTGCAGCCCCCGAACTGA
- a CDS encoding DUF317 domain-containing protein: MLPDPPRDPFNNLDPAQTARVLPRHLAGPGQADLETIWTFPFDDGWHLHQGLEGMVFAISPCARLWTRFAPKPEERGADTWTIGMDRAPFGPRAWEITFDATTPAELLRDVHTELLDLYLEDRHSDKNHLVEDPTAPHEVYTPLLTRGWSHSVKTDGTQTFLPPDGLGGVRHQYATTGSDGPIWHAWGGYPSEPHWQARFSAAAPTTLAAAFTASLISTEPLHRAVKQIPFHTRRHLYVAPAGAPQPLNRPTPAMPPTGHTTGRTR, encoded by the coding sequence GTGTTGCCCGACCCGCCACGCGACCCCTTCAACAATCTCGACCCTGCCCAGACCGCGAGAGTTCTCCCGCGTCACCTCGCCGGTCCCGGCCAGGCAGACCTGGAGACGATCTGGACCTTCCCCTTCGACGACGGATGGCACCTTCACCAGGGACTCGAAGGGATGGTGTTCGCCATCAGCCCCTGCGCCCGGCTGTGGACCCGCTTCGCTCCCAAGCCCGAGGAGCGAGGCGCAGACACGTGGACCATCGGCATGGACCGTGCCCCCTTCGGCCCGCGGGCCTGGGAGATCACCTTCGACGCCACCACCCCCGCCGAACTCCTGCGCGACGTCCACACCGAACTGCTCGACCTGTATCTCGAAGACCGCCACAGCGACAAGAACCACCTGGTCGAGGATCCGACGGCCCCGCACGAGGTGTACACGCCGCTCCTCACCCGCGGCTGGAGCCACAGCGTCAAAACGGACGGCACACAGACCTTCCTCCCACCGGACGGCCTCGGCGGCGTGCGCCACCAGTACGCCACCACCGGTTCCGACGGCCCGATCTGGCACGCCTGGGGCGGATACCCGAGCGAACCGCACTGGCAGGCCCGGTTCTCCGCCGCCGCGCCCACCACCCTCGCCGCGGCCTTCACCGCCTCGCTGATCTCCACCGAACCGCTGCACCGGGCCGTGAAACAGATCCCGTTCCACACCCGTCGGCACCTCTACGTCGCACCCGCTGGGGCCCCGCAGCCACTCAACCGTCCGACCCCTGCGATGCCGCCCACCGGCCATACGACTGGCCGCACCCGCTGA
- a CDS encoding SpaA isopeptide-forming pilin-related protein: MHARLVRSAAALAVAAAGTLTWAPAASAEPSEPTPSASAETPAPDAGSVEITTKDTAGDALPGAVFLLLDASGQEAGRGETDAQGKLAFSDLAPGVYRLKETASGSPLHEVVADQDVIVTPGATTRLTITDPFKAAKVLLQAKDDKTGKLLPGATVNIGTGTSTLLTLTTGAKGTASGELPMSSREAQFWVKETKAPAGYDRYKATKTFTAAPGDPVTVTVTNAKTTTPKPVPSGKPTHTPTDTPTTPGKPNSGTGRATPSAADSDTPEPDSSTIAATPAGDSTPKTPTGSLAHTGADATPWLIGGAAVLIAAGGGALAVTRRSRTNSHTEDSTGS, from the coding sequence GTGCACGCACGTCTCGTCCGATCCGCCGCCGCCCTCGCCGTCGCCGCGGCTGGCACCCTCACCTGGGCGCCGGCCGCGAGCGCCGAGCCCTCCGAACCGACCCCCTCGGCCTCCGCCGAGACTCCGGCCCCAGACGCGGGCAGCGTCGAGATCACCACCAAGGACACGGCCGGAGACGCCCTGCCCGGCGCCGTGTTCCTGCTGCTCGACGCGTCCGGCCAGGAGGCCGGACGCGGGGAGACCGACGCACAGGGGAAACTGGCCTTCTCCGACCTCGCGCCCGGCGTCTACCGGCTCAAGGAGACGGCCTCCGGCAGCCCGCTCCACGAGGTCGTCGCCGACCAGGACGTCATCGTCACCCCGGGCGCGACCACCCGGCTGACGATCACCGACCCCTTCAAGGCCGCCAAGGTCCTCCTGCAGGCCAAGGACGACAAGACCGGCAAGCTCCTGCCCGGCGCGACCGTGAACATCGGCACCGGCACCTCGACGCTGCTCACCCTGACCACGGGAGCCAAGGGCACGGCCTCCGGAGAGCTGCCCATGTCGAGCCGCGAGGCCCAGTTCTGGGTCAAGGAGACCAAAGCCCCTGCCGGCTACGACCGGTACAAGGCGACCAAGACGTTCACCGCGGCTCCCGGCGACCCGGTGACCGTGACCGTCACCAACGCCAAGACCACCACCCCGAAGCCCGTACCCTCGGGCAAACCCACGCACACGCCCACCGACACCCCCACCACCCCAGGCAAACCGAACAGCGGTACGGGAAGGGCCACGCCGTCCGCCGCGGACAGCGACACACCGGAACCCGACTCCTCCACCATTGCTGCCACCCCGGCCGGCGACTCCACACCGAAGACGCCGACGGGCTCCCTCGCCCACACCGGCGCTGATGCCACACCGTGGCTGATCGGCGGAGCGGCCGTCCTCATCGCGGCCGGTGGAGGCGCCCTCGCCGTGACACGCCGCAGTCGCACCAACAGCCACACAGAAGACTCCACCGGGAGCTGA
- a CDS encoding DUF6233 domain-containing protein has product MSDNPSRLELLQFTRRVVEQQARASLRQLDRWIADEERRQAEHRRAEERRPPPPEWLIERGLDRTSLVAVHTGDCWDPGKHLMPATREQARDAIRQQVPACSKCRPDTRLGLLE; this is encoded by the coding sequence GTGAGCGATAACCCGTCCCGTCTGGAACTGCTGCAGTTCACGCGCCGTGTGGTCGAGCAACAGGCGCGGGCGAGCCTTCGGCAGCTTGACCGGTGGATCGCAGACGAGGAGCGTCGGCAGGCCGAGCACCGGCGGGCCGAGGAGCGGCGGCCACCGCCCCCGGAGTGGCTGATAGAGCGGGGCCTGGACCGGACCAGCCTGGTGGCGGTGCACACAGGGGACTGCTGGGACCCGGGTAAGCACCTGATGCCAGCGACGCGGGAGCAGGCACGCGACGCGATACGTCAGCAGGTTCCGGCGTGCTCGAAGTGTCGGCCGGACACGCGGCTGGGCCTGCTGGAGTAG